DNA sequence from the Halococcus salsus genome:
CCGCGAGGCCGCGGAGTCGATCCTCGGGATGGACCTCAAGGGCTACACCGTCGACCGCGTGCTGGTCGAGGCCGCCGTCGACTTCGTCAACGAGCTCTACGTGGGCGTGACGATGGACCGTGGCGAGGGCAAGCCCGTCGCGATGGTCTCCTCCGAGGGTGGTGTCGAGATCGAGACCGTCGCGGAGGAAACTCCCGAGGCCATCGCGCGCGAGCACGTCGACCCCGCCTTCGGGATGCATCCCTACCAGGCGCGCCGTGCGGTCTTCGACGCCGGTGTCGACCAGGAGGTCGCGACCGACGTCGCGAGCGTCCTCACCACGCTCTATCAGCTCTGGGACGACCGTGACGGGTCGGACGTCGAGGTCAACCCGCTGATGATCACCAGCGACGACGAGGTCGTGGCGGCCGACGCCGTCATGAACATCGACGACGACGCGCTCTTCCGCCAGCCCGACCTCGCCGAGATCGAGGAGTCCGCCTACGAGAACGACCTCGAAGCCAAGGCCGGCGAGTACGGCTTCGACTACGTCCGCCTCGACGGGAACGTGGGCATCATCGGCAACGGCGCGGGCCTCGTGATGACCACCCTCGACCTCGTGGAT
Encoded proteins:
- the sucC gene encoding ADP-forming succinate--CoA ligase subunit beta translates to MRLHEYQAKEVFAEAGMPIPDSELAETTDEVVEAAGSVGYPVAVKAQVHVGGRGKAGGIELVENDEEAREAAESILGMDLKGYTVDRVLVEAAVDFVNELYVGVTMDRGEGKPVAMVSSEGGVEIETVAEETPEAIAREHVDPAFGMHPYQARRAVFDAGVDQEVATDVASVLTTLYQLWDDRDGSDVEVNPLMITSDDEVVAADAVMNIDDDALFRQPDLAEIEESAYENDLEAKAGEYGFDYVRLDGNVGIIGNGAGLVMTTLDLVDYYGGEPANFLDVGGGAKAERIANALDMVFSDDNVESVVFNIFGGITRGDEVAKGINNALEQFDEIPKPVVVRLAGTNSEEGMEILNADLVQVEETLEGAVQRAVENADSASVTEGSR